A genomic window from Gambusia affinis linkage group LG16, SWU_Gaff_1.0, whole genome shotgun sequence includes:
- the mrpl33 gene encoding 39S ribosomal protein L33, mitochondrial, giving the protein MFLTSVNLAKAKSKTILVQMVSAAGTGYFFNTKRNRLREKLVLRKHDPFVKKHVLFFEKRKIRSI; this is encoded by the exons atgtttcttaccaGCGTGAACT tggctaAAGCAAAATCCAA GACCATCTTGGTGCAGATGGTAAGCGCTGCTGGGACAGGATACTTCTTTAACACGAAGAGGAATCGGCTCAGAGAGAAACTGGTGCTGCGAAAACATGACCCGTTTG TGAAAAAGCACGTCTTATTCTTTGAGAAGAGGAAGATCAGATCGATTTAA